In one window of Micromonospora cathayae DNA:
- the sodN gene encoding superoxide dismutase, Ni, translated as MRLPRIFTPRVTVSAHCDLPCGVYDPAQARIEAESVKAICEKYQANTDPEFRTRALIIKEQRSELVKHHLWVLWTDYFKAPHFEKYPNLHTLFNDATKLAGATGAKGTVDPAKADELLQKIDEIAKIFWETKQA; from the coding sequence ATGCGTCTTCCCCGCATCTTCACGCCGCGCGTGACCGTCAGCGCCCACTGCGACCTGCCGTGTGGCGTCTACGACCCGGCCCAGGCCCGGATCGAGGCCGAGTCGGTCAAGGCGATCTGCGAGAAGTACCAGGCGAACACCGACCCGGAGTTCCGCACCCGTGCCCTGATCATCAAGGAGCAGCGCTCCGAGCTGGTCAAGCACCACCTCTGGGTGCTCTGGACCGACTACTTCAAGGCCCCGCACTTCGAGAAGTACCCGAACCTGCACACGCTGTTCAACGACGCCACCAAGCTGGCCGGGGCGACCGGCGCGAAGGGCACCGTCGACCCGGCGAAGGCCGACGAGCTGCTCCAGAAGATCGACGAGATCGCCAAGATCTTCTGGGAGACCAAGCAGGCGTGA
- a CDS encoding phosphoadenylyl-sulfate reductase, with protein MTAPGGLVSAVGLGLVGSGPAPAGPAEPGRRDPDELRELARTAGRELEGAPALEIARWAAETFGDRFCVTSSMADAVLAHLVSRVAPGVDVVFLDTGLHFPETLRVRDEVARTLPVTVRSIRPRLTVGQQDGEYGPRLFNRSPDECCRLRKVEPLERALAPYDAWAAGLRRDESPTRANTPVVGYDERRRKVKVNPIAAWTQADVDAYIARHRIPVNELFRQGYGSIGCWPCTRRTKAGEDPRAGRWAMFEKTECGLHV; from the coding sequence GTGACCGCGCCGGGCGGCCTGGTGTCGGCGGTCGGCCTCGGCCTGGTCGGCTCCGGGCCCGCCCCCGCCGGGCCCGCCGAGCCGGGTCGACGCGACCCGGACGAGCTGCGGGAACTGGCCCGCACCGCCGGCCGGGAACTGGAGGGCGCACCGGCCCTGGAGATCGCCCGCTGGGCGGCGGAGACCTTCGGCGACCGGTTCTGCGTGACCAGCTCGATGGCGGACGCCGTGCTGGCGCACCTGGTGTCCCGGGTCGCCCCCGGGGTCGACGTGGTCTTCCTGGACACCGGCCTGCACTTCCCGGAGACGCTGCGGGTACGCGACGAGGTGGCCCGGACCCTGCCGGTGACCGTGCGCTCGATCCGGCCCCGGCTGACCGTCGGCCAGCAGGACGGCGAGTACGGGCCCCGGCTGTTCAACCGGTCCCCGGACGAGTGCTGCCGGCTGCGCAAGGTGGAGCCGCTGGAGCGGGCACTGGCCCCGTACGACGCCTGGGCGGCCGGGCTGCGTCGGGACGAGTCGCCGACCCGGGCGAACACCCCGGTCGTCGGGTACGACGAGCGGCGGCGCAAGGTGAAGGTCAACCCGATCGCGGCGTGGACCCAGGCCGACGTGGACGCGTACATCGCCCGGCACCGCATCCCGGTCAACGAGCTGTTCCGCCAGGGGTACGGTTCGATCGGCTGCTGGCCCTGCACGCGGCGGACCAAGGCCGGCGAGGACCCCCGGGCCGGCCGCTGGGCGATGTTCGAGAAGACCGAGTGCGGCCTGCACGTCTGA
- a CDS encoding ATP-binding protein, translating to MTRLTGQTATDEDVVHLTVPADGGYLSVLRTATAGLAARLQFALDEIEDLRIAVDEACAMLLAIATRDAELQCSFTVTEDALTVEVTVPTVRGAKLPAESSFAWKVLTALTTSAAATAVDRQATISLLTRRASH from the coding sequence GTGACTCGACTGACCGGGCAGACGGCGACCGACGAGGACGTCGTACACCTGACCGTGCCCGCGGACGGCGGCTACCTCAGCGTGCTCCGTACCGCGACGGCCGGCCTCGCCGCACGTCTCCAGTTCGCCCTCGACGAGATCGAGGACCTGCGGATCGCGGTGGACGAGGCGTGCGCGATGCTGCTGGCGATCGCCACCCGCGACGCCGAGTTGCAGTGCTCCTTCACCGTCACCGAGGACGCGCTGACCGTCGAGGTGACCGTGCCGACGGTACGCGGCGCGAAGCTGCCCGCCGAGTCCTCGTTCGCCTGGAAGGTGCTCACCGCGCTGACCACCTCGGCCGCGGCGACCGCCGTCGACCGGCAGGCGACCATCTCCCTGCTCACCCGCCGCGCCTCCCACTGA
- a CDS encoding S24/S26 family peptidase: MTGFEPPAPRLPPRLRGPLTAVLVTGPSMVPTLRHGDALLVRRGGRAVRPGDIVVAVFRSRPDLLVVKRAVRPVEGGWWVCGDNALGTDDSGTYGVADVLGRVVARYWPRPRRFSDRRV, translated from the coding sequence GTGACCGGTTTCGAACCTCCCGCACCCCGACTGCCACCCCGACTGCGCGGCCCACTGACCGCCGTACTGGTGACCGGGCCGTCCATGGTCCCGACCCTGCGGCACGGCGACGCGCTGCTGGTCCGGCGCGGTGGCCGGGCCGTCCGGCCGGGGGACATCGTGGTCGCGGTCTTCCGCAGCCGCCCGGACCTGCTCGTGGTCAAGCGCGCGGTGCGCCCCGTCGAGGGCGGCTGGTGGGTCTGTGGGGACAACGCCCTCGGCACCGACGACTCCGGCACGTACGGGGTGGCTGACGTGCTCGGACGGGTCGTCGCCCGGTACTGGCCGCGACCACGGCGCTTCAGTGACCGACGGGTATGA
- a CDS encoding WhiB family transcriptional regulator: MDWRHHAACRDEDPELFFPIGTSGPALLQVEQAKAVCRRCSVTDECLKWALESGQDAGVWGGMSEEERRAVKRRGGLRVLRAHSA; encoded by the coding sequence ATGGACTGGCGCCACCATGCTGCCTGCCGCGACGAGGACCCGGAGCTGTTCTTCCCGATCGGGACGTCCGGTCCGGCCCTGCTGCAGGTCGAGCAGGCCAAGGCCGTCTGCCGGCGTTGCTCCGTGACCGACGAGTGCCTGAAGTGGGCACTGGAGTCCGGTCAGGACGCCGGCGTCTGGGGTGGAATGAGCGAGGAGGAGCGCCGCGCCGTGAAGCGTCGCGGTGGCCTCCGGGTGCTGCGCGCTCACTCCGCCTAG
- a CDS encoding zinc-binding dehydrogenase, with translation MPTMRAAFASRIDDADPLAALTVGEQPEPTHWADDWVTVRVLASSLNHHDLWSLRGVGLPADRLPMILGCDAVGVDPDGNEVVVYPLIADPGDPRGISILSEHAPGTLAERVAVPRSNLLPLPAGLSATDAACLPTAWLTAWRMLTTKGRVDEADAVLVQGAGGGVATAAVVLAVAMGKRVYATSRDAGKRDRIAALGATALEPGARLPERVDVVIETVGAATFDHSLKSAAPLARIVVSGATAGFEPKVNLRRIFAMQLEILGTSMGTPDDLAQVLAFCAERGVRPVVDSVYPFSRVADAFARLHSGQVFGKVVVDHTS, from the coding sequence GTGCCGACCATGCGTGCCGCCTTTGCCTCCCGGATCGACGACGCCGACCCGCTCGCCGCGCTCACCGTCGGCGAGCAGCCCGAGCCGACCCACTGGGCCGACGACTGGGTGACCGTGCGGGTGCTGGCCAGCTCGCTCAACCACCACGACCTCTGGTCGCTGCGCGGCGTCGGGCTGCCGGCGGACCGGCTACCGATGATCCTCGGCTGCGACGCGGTGGGCGTGGACCCGGACGGTAACGAGGTCGTCGTGTACCCGCTGATCGCCGACCCCGGCGACCCGCGCGGCATCTCGATCCTCTCCGAGCACGCCCCCGGCACGCTCGCCGAGCGGGTGGCCGTACCCCGGTCGAACCTGCTGCCGCTGCCGGCCGGACTCTCCGCCACCGACGCCGCCTGCCTGCCCACCGCCTGGCTCACCGCGTGGCGGATGCTCACCACCAAGGGTCGGGTCGACGAGGCCGACGCCGTCCTGGTGCAGGGTGCCGGCGGCGGGGTCGCCACCGCCGCCGTGGTGCTGGCCGTGGCGATGGGCAAGCGGGTCTACGCGACCAGCCGCGACGCCGGCAAGCGGGACCGGATCGCCGCGCTCGGCGCCACCGCGCTGGAACCCGGCGCGCGGCTGCCGGAACGGGTCGACGTGGTGATCGAGACGGTCGGCGCGGCCACCTTCGACCACTCGTTGAAGTCGGCCGCGCCGCTGGCCCGCATCGTCGTCTCCGGTGCGACCGCAGGCTTCGAGCCGAAGGTCAACCTGCGCCGGATCTTCGCCATGCAGTTGGAGATCCTCGGCACCTCGATGGGTACCCCGGACGACCTGGCCCAGGTGCTGGCCTTCTGCGCCGAGCGGGGGGTGCGCCCGGTGGTGGACAGCGTGTACCCGTTCAGTCGGGTGGCGGACGCGTTCGCCCGGCTGCACTCGGGCCAGGTCTTCGGCAAGGTCGTCGTCGACCACACCAGCTGA
- a CDS encoding diacylglycerol/lipid kinase family protein — translation MRAVLVVNPKATTTSERARDVLVRALRSEVDLSVRYTRRRGHAVDLAREAAEEGVDLVVTLGGDGTVNEVVNGLMAAEPPTVTGGTSADRLPALATVPGGSTNVFARALGLPREWPEGASMILEGLRLGRSRTIGLGRADDRYFTFCAGFGLDAAVVHRVEMARKRGRVSTPALYLRAAVNQYFLGSDRRHPAIRLERPGEESEGELGTVIIQNTAPWTYLGEREINPNPEASFDLGLDVMALRQLRVASTSRTVTQIFSRQPDPHGRHVLRLHDVAEFTLVASRAQAFQLDGDYLGEREKVRFTSVPAALRVIC, via the coding sequence ATGCGGGCCGTCCTGGTAGTCAACCCCAAGGCCACCACCACCAGCGAACGCGCCCGGGACGTGCTGGTCCGGGCGTTGCGCAGTGAGGTGGACCTGTCGGTGCGGTACACCCGCCGCCGGGGGCACGCCGTGGACCTGGCCCGGGAGGCGGCCGAGGAGGGGGTCGACCTGGTGGTCACCCTCGGTGGGGACGGCACGGTCAACGAGGTGGTCAACGGGCTGATGGCGGCCGAGCCGCCCACCGTCACCGGCGGCACGTCGGCCGATCGACTGCCGGCGCTCGCCACCGTGCCGGGCGGGTCGACGAACGTCTTCGCCCGGGCCCTCGGGCTTCCCCGGGAATGGCCGGAGGGAGCCAGCATGATCCTCGAAGGGCTCCGACTGGGCCGCTCCCGGACGATCGGCCTGGGCCGGGCCGACGACCGCTACTTCACCTTCTGCGCCGGCTTCGGCCTCGACGCGGCGGTGGTGCACCGCGTGGAAATGGCACGGAAGCGGGGCCGGGTCTCCACTCCGGCGCTTTATCTACGGGCCGCCGTGAATCAGTACTTCCTCGGCTCGGACCGACGTCATCCGGCGATCCGCTTGGAACGTCCGGGAGAGGAGTCGGAAGGCGAACTCGGTACGGTGATCATCCAGAACACCGCGCCGTGGACGTACCTCGGCGAGCGGGAGATCAATCCGAATCCCGAGGCATCCTTCGATCTTGGTCTTGACGTGATGGCCCTTCGTCAGCTAAGGGTGGCGAGCACATCACGGACCGTGACGCAGATATTCTCCCGACAACCCGACCCACACGGGCGGCACGTCCTCCGTCTCCACGACGTGGCCGAGTTCACCTTGGTGGCGAGTCGCGCACAGGCGTTCCAACTCGACGGCGACTACCTTGGTGAGCGCGAAAAAGTCAGATTCACCTCCGTACCGGCCGCACTGAGAGTAATCTGCTGA
- a CDS encoding NAD(P)-dependent malic enzyme, translating to MSSPSPDPADPVFRLHAGGKMAVASTVPLTSREDLSLAYTPGVARVCEAIAADPALVDDYTWVSHTVAVVTDGSAVLGLGNIGPRAAMPVMEGKAVLFKQFGGVDAVPICLDTQDVDEIIRTVTALAPSFGGINLEDISAPRCFEIERRLDEALGIPVFHDDQHGTAIVVLAALRNAARLLNRKLGDLRVAVSGAGAAGIAVTKMLIAGGVNPDDVVVCDSRGIITRDRSDLTETKAELAASTNSAGRHGDITEALRDADVLIGVSGGQIPEAAVAGMAPGGIVFALANPTPEVHPEVAARHVAVVATGRSDYPNQINNVLAFPGVFRGALDARATRITENMKVAAADAIAGVVAETLTPDAIVPSPLDPRVAPAVAEAVAEAARADGVARA from the coding sequence ATGTCTTCGCCCTCACCGGATCCCGCTGATCCCGTCTTCCGGCTGCACGCCGGCGGCAAGATGGCCGTCGCGTCGACGGTCCCGCTCACCAGCCGGGAGGACCTCTCCCTCGCGTACACCCCCGGGGTCGCCCGGGTCTGCGAGGCCATCGCCGCCGACCCCGCCCTGGTGGACGACTACACCTGGGTGTCGCACACCGTCGCGGTGGTCACCGACGGTTCGGCCGTACTCGGCCTGGGCAACATCGGCCCCCGCGCCGCGATGCCGGTGATGGAGGGCAAGGCGGTGCTGTTCAAGCAGTTCGGCGGCGTGGACGCCGTGCCGATCTGCCTGGACACCCAGGACGTCGACGAGATCATCCGGACGGTGACCGCGCTCGCGCCGTCGTTCGGCGGGATCAACCTGGAGGACATCAGCGCCCCGCGCTGCTTCGAGATCGAACGTCGGCTCGACGAGGCCCTCGGCATCCCGGTCTTCCACGACGACCAGCACGGCACCGCGATCGTGGTGCTCGCCGCACTGCGCAACGCCGCCCGGCTGCTCAACCGGAAGCTCGGCGACCTGCGGGTGGCGGTCAGCGGCGCGGGCGCGGCCGGCATCGCGGTGACGAAGATGCTGATCGCCGGTGGCGTCAACCCGGACGACGTGGTGGTCTGCGACTCGCGCGGCATCATCACCCGGGACCGGAGCGACCTCACCGAAACCAAGGCCGAGCTGGCGGCCAGCACCAACAGCGCCGGCCGGCACGGCGACATCACCGAGGCGCTGCGCGACGCGGACGTGCTGATCGGCGTCTCCGGCGGGCAGATCCCGGAGGCGGCGGTGGCCGGCATGGCCCCCGGCGGCATCGTCTTCGCGCTGGCCAACCCGACCCCGGAGGTGCACCCCGAGGTGGCCGCCCGGCACGTCGCGGTGGTCGCCACCGGCCGGAGCGACTACCCCAACCAGATCAACAACGTGCTGGCCTTCCCCGGGGTGTTCCGGGGCGCACTGGACGCCCGGGCCACCCGGATCACCGAGAACATGAAGGTGGCGGCAGCCGACGCGATCGCCGGGGTGGTCGCCGAGACCCTCACCCCGGACGCGATCGTGCCGTCCCCGCTCGACCCCCGGGTCGCCCCGGCCGTCGCCGAAGCGGTCGCCGAGGCGGCCCGCGCCGACGGCGTCGCCCGCGCCTGA
- a CDS encoding N-acetyltransferase family protein, with amino-acid sequence MVHELADYERAADQCHLTVDQLEAALFGPAPALYGHVAVGPQGAPVGFALWFLTFSTWEGNHGIHLEDLYVRPAARGTGAGRALLAALAALCVERGYRRLEWMMLDWNPAAGFYQTIDARTIDDWVPYRLAGAALRRLAEQAGGGSSAQSPTARGTAGGAAPVPTG; translated from the coding sequence ATGGTGCACGAACTCGCCGACTACGAACGGGCCGCCGACCAGTGCCACCTCACCGTCGACCAGCTCGAGGCGGCGTTGTTCGGTCCGGCACCGGCGCTGTACGGGCACGTGGCGGTCGGCCCGCAGGGCGCGCCGGTCGGGTTCGCCCTGTGGTTCCTCACCTTCTCCACCTGGGAGGGGAATCACGGCATCCACCTGGAGGACCTGTACGTCCGGCCGGCGGCGCGGGGCACCGGGGCGGGCCGGGCGCTGTTGGCGGCCCTCGCCGCGCTCTGCGTCGAGCGGGGCTACCGGCGGCTGGAGTGGATGATGCTCGACTGGAACCCGGCGGCCGGTTTCTATCAGACGATCGACGCCCGGACCATCGACGACTGGGTGCCGTACCGGCTGGCCGGGGCGGCGCTGCGCCGGCTGGCGGAGCAGGCGGGCGGCGGGTCGTCGGCACAGTCCCCGACGGCCCGTGGTACCGCTGGCGGAGCGGCTCCGGTCCCGACCGGGTAG
- a CDS encoding sirohydrochlorin chelatase, with protein sequence MRGVPVVLVAHGSRDPRAAEATRALARAVAASRPGTPVLPSWLDHTDPAPTEVLRRLAADGHPGAVLVPLLLTAAYHRRVDIPAAVAAAQETGPRMPVRVTDVLGPVGPVVDDALLAGLRRRLTEAEPGRVDALVLAAAGTRDPGARASVGRVAAALGASYGVPCRVAYASAAPPDAVAAVARLRAAGARRVAVAGYFLAPGLFHDAVTSAAYRAGAVAVSAPLTDAPDLVALIASRIDHATPTPQPD encoded by the coding sequence GTGCGGGGGGTGCCGGTGGTCCTGGTCGCGCACGGCAGCCGGGATCCCCGGGCGGCCGAGGCGACCCGGGCCCTGGCCCGTGCCGTGGCGGCGTCCCGGCCGGGTACGCCGGTGTTGCCGAGTTGGCTGGACCACACCGATCCCGCCCCGACCGAGGTGCTGCGGCGGCTGGCCGCCGACGGGCATCCCGGGGCGGTGCTGGTGCCCTTGCTGCTGACCGCCGCGTACCACCGGCGGGTGGACATCCCGGCGGCGGTGGCGGCGGCCCAGGAGACCGGCCCGCGGATGCCGGTCCGGGTGACCGACGTGCTCGGCCCGGTCGGCCCGGTGGTGGACGATGCGCTCCTGGCTGGGCTGCGCCGCCGGTTGACCGAGGCGGAGCCGGGACGGGTGGACGCGTTGGTGCTGGCGGCGGCGGGCACCCGGGACCCGGGGGCGCGTGCCTCGGTGGGGCGGGTGGCTGCGGCCCTGGGGGCGAGCTACGGCGTGCCCTGCCGGGTGGCGTACGCCTCGGCCGCCCCACCGGACGCCGTTGCGGCGGTGGCCCGGCTGCGGGCGGCGGGTGCCCGTCGGGTGGCGGTGGCCGGGTACTTCCTCGCTCCCGGCCTGTTCCACGACGCGGTGACCTCGGCCGCCTACCGGGCCGGTGCGGTCGCCGTCTCGGCACCCCTCACCGACGCGCCCGACCTGGTCGCCCTGATCGCCTCCCGAATCGACCACGCCACCCCCACCCCCCAGCCTGACTGA